The Methylobacterium currus genome contains a region encoding:
- a CDS encoding TadE/TadG family type IV pilus assembly protein, whose amino-acid sequence MVLIFALVAPLLLGMVGLGIDYASWVLQRTMLQQVADAAALAVASDLQVSGASPHRMQSLAQSYVDSAVKVERGDGRVAVATVAVIRERPGGPFVPARWMHGEVPPTGVRVTLTQHKRAIMSRLVTPHLTDIAVSATAEAVNSSKLCVLGLASGGIQAIQLRNSARIEADDCVVYSLSPSAVGLSGSDRSVVTATRTCAVGGYQGGHANFRPLPVTGCPTLKDPLAGRPAPPVGSCIANDLALTDGTYTLSPGTYCGGLSIGGGAEVTLRPGIYVMKDGPLVVGPPGQRTEVETICRPPSLTLGFVTAVALINICKQAINVRTRGYMKGDGVGFYFTGNIAWPKVRTMQPLLLQPNSVVELTAPRDGDMAGLLFFEDRAAPVGRSFEVLSNSARRLVGTIYLPRGTFSVQTNQVVADQSEYTAIVANQIFLSNSPRLVINTRYSATDVPVPKGLGPRSGSVGLAN is encoded by the coding sequence GTGGTGCTCATTTTCGCCCTCGTCGCTCCCCTCCTGCTCGGCATGGTCGGTCTCGGCATCGACTACGCGTCCTGGGTGCTGCAACGGACGATGCTGCAGCAGGTGGCCGATGCCGCGGCCCTCGCGGTCGCGTCCGATCTCCAGGTGTCCGGCGCGAGCCCGCACCGCATGCAGTCCCTGGCGCAATCCTACGTCGACAGCGCCGTGAAGGTGGAGCGCGGCGACGGGCGGGTCGCCGTGGCGACCGTGGCGGTGATCCGTGAGCGCCCGGGCGGACCCTTCGTGCCGGCCAGGTGGATGCATGGCGAGGTGCCGCCGACCGGGGTCAGGGTGACACTGACCCAGCACAAGCGGGCGATCATGAGCCGTCTGGTGACGCCGCATCTCACCGACATCGCCGTCTCGGCCACTGCCGAGGCTGTCAACTCGTCCAAGCTCTGCGTCTTGGGTCTGGCGTCGGGAGGGATCCAGGCGATCCAATTGAGGAACAGTGCCAGGATCGAAGCCGACGACTGCGTCGTGTACTCCCTGTCACCCAGTGCCGTGGGACTCTCGGGAAGCGATCGGAGCGTCGTCACGGCGACGAGAACCTGCGCGGTCGGCGGCTACCAGGGAGGACATGCGAACTTCAGGCCGCTCCCGGTCACCGGTTGCCCGACCCTCAAGGACCCGCTCGCCGGCCGGCCGGCACCACCGGTCGGAAGCTGCATCGCCAATGACCTGGCGCTCACGGATGGCACCTACACGCTCTCGCCGGGAACGTATTGCGGTGGCCTTTCGATCGGGGGAGGTGCCGAGGTGACGTTGCGACCGGGTATCTACGTGATGAAGGATGGTCCGCTTGTCGTCGGCCCGCCTGGGCAACGGACCGAGGTGGAGACGATCTGCAGGCCACCGTCGCTTACGTTGGGTTTCGTGACGGCGGTAGCGCTAATCAATATCTGCAAACAGGCGATAAATGTCAGAACGCGCGGCTACATGAAGGGAGATGGCGTCGGCTTCTATTTCACGGGCAATATCGCGTGGCCCAAAGTGCGGACCATGCAGCCATTGCTTCTCCAACCGAACTCCGTCGTCGAGCTGACGGCGCCACGCGACGGGGACATGGCTGGCCTGCTGTTCTTCGAGGATCGCGCCGCGCCGGTCGGCCGATCGTTCGAGGTTCTCAGCAACAGTGCGCGGCGCCTCGTCGGCACGATCTACCTGCCGCGAGGTACCTTCTCCGTGCAGACCAATCAGGTGGTGGCCGATCAGTCCGAGTACACCGCGATCGTCGCCAACCAGATCTTCCTGTCGAACAGCCCGCGCCTCGTGATCAACACCCGCTACAGCGCGACCGACGTGCCGGTGCCCAAGGGACTGGGACCGAGGAGCGGCTCGGTCGGACTGGCGAATTGA